The window GAGTGGAGCGTCTACGAGAAGGACTGGGCTGCATAGCTCGGAACCGTCTCGTTCCGCTCGGCTGCAGGAAGCTAGGCGGCCGGCTCTCCGAGCCGGCCGCCTAGCGCGCGCGGAGGCTCCCCGAACCCATGGCCAACAAGATCACCGAGGCGTGCGTGAACTGCGGCGCCTGCGAGAGCGTCTGCCCAGCCGGGGGAATCTCCAAGGGCGAGGACGTCTTCGTCATCGACCCCGCGCTCTGCACCGAGTGCGTCGGGTTCTACCACACCCAGCAGTGCGCGCGCGTCTGCCCGGTCGATGCCAGCGTCGTGGACCCGGACAACGCGGAGACCGAGGACGTGCTCTTCGAGCGGGCCCAGAAGATGGCCGCCAAGCTCGGCCGCACGCTGGAGCTCGGGCCGGAGACCTCGCACTTCCGGGCCGACCAGCGCAGCACCGGCTCGACGCTCGGGAAGATGGCCCGTAGACTCGGCGGCCTGTTCCAGGGATCGTCGAGCCCGTCCGCCGACCAGGAGCGCAAGGAGCGCAGGTGACGGCGGAGACCCTCGAGGCTCCCGCGACTCCACGCCGGAGCTCAGGGATGTGGAAGTACTACGCGCTCCTGTTCACCGCCGTTGCGGCAGTGCTCGCCTACACGTACATGGCGGACCCCTGCCACCGGCTCTTGAGGACCGACTTCGCGCGGATGCGGCCCGGCCAGGTGCTCGTGAGCTCCGAGGCCGAGAAGGGGTCCCCGTCGAGCGTGCGCTGCCGGATCTCGTTCCGGGAGCCGGGGGGGTCGGAGCTCCGCGAGGAGGTCTGGATCTACCAGTACCACGAGACCGCGTGGGAGTTCGCGAGGGTCGTCGAGGCGGGGAAGCAGGCGCTCACAGGTACAGAGTGACGTAGAGGACGGGCCAGATCCCGACCCCGAAGTACCAGGGGATGCGCGCCGCCGAGAAGGTGCTGCCGCGCAGGGGTCCCCTCGGCAGAGCGGACTCCTCGTCGCGAAGCGGCCCGAGGCGCAGCCATACGCTCCCGAGCAGCGCCAGGGCCCCGGCGACGTGGAGCGCGTGGAGCGCGTTGATCAGGCAGAAGAACCTGCCGTGATGGCTCGAGGTCACGTGCAGCCCTGCGCCGATCAGGCGGAGCCAGACGACGGCCTGGAAGAACAGGAAGAAGGCGCCGAGAAGGATGGCGGCGAAGAGGACGGGGGAGATCCGCGCCTCCGGGTCCTCCCACCTGCGGGCCGCCCGGAAGACCAGGGTGCCGCTCGCCAGGAGGGCCGCCGTGTTGAGCGCCGCCTCGCCGAGGGAGAACCAGGGCTGGCCGGGCGGCGGCCACGCGGCGCCGGCCGCCGCCCGCGTGACCAGGAAGCCGCCCAGCAGGCCGACGAAGACCAGCGCCTCGAAGGCCACGATGACGAGCGCCGCGGCCATGCGGGTGTCGAGGGAAACCCTGCGCGGCCGCCGCGCCGGCCGGAGGGAGATGACGTTGTCTTCCACGGTGGTGGCTGCTCGATCCCGGGCATCGTACCGGCGGGCATTCGGCCGTCGAGCCCCTAGCTCGCCACGAGCGCAGGCGCCCCGGGCGACCGCAGCTGCGGGTAGACGGGCGGCTCGCCGATGCCGAGCTGGCTGCGGACCTCCGCGATCGGGCGGACCAGCAGCGCCTCCCAGTCCTGGTCGATCAGCCAGGCCGACCGGAGGCCGCGCCGGAACCCCTGCCGGATCAGCCGCCCCGTCTCCGAGCCCCAACCCTCGCGCAGCAGGACGCGCAGCACGATGTAGGCCATTCCGGGGCTCCGGGACTGGGCCAGCGTGAAGGCGAGCACCGCCGCCTCGCCGCGCAGATCCCGGTCGTAGCCGGTCAGCACGTGGACGACGTCGTGCAGGTTCATGAACCGGGTGAGGAAGACCTGCTCGTCGCCGGCCTCCGGTGGCGCGGACCCGAGCTGCGCCCGCGCCACCGCTGCGGCCTGTGCCAGGCCCTCGGTCCCGATCCGCTCGCGCGCGAACCATGCGCCGATCTCCCGGCCGAGCGAGCCCGCCGGCAGCGCTCGCAGCCCCTCGAGATCGCCGAGCACGGCGTAGAGGTCCCGGCGCGCGCGCAGGATCGCCTCCGCGCGCGGTGAGCGGCGGAAGCGGCGCAGGAGCCGCTGGCTCCAGTTCCCCGCCAGGGCCGCGATCACGACGATCGCCTGCGCCGTGTCGTCGGGGTCTTCGCCGAGCCTGCGCATCGCGCGCAGCGCGACCAGGGGCCGGATGCGGTTGCGAGCTGCCATGGGGCCTCTCCTGACGCGCGAGCCGGGAACGAAGGACGGCGCCAGCGGCCGGTCGCTAGACCTCGAATCCGAGCTCGCGATAGCGCGGAGCGGTCCGGTCGGTGATGATCCCGAGGCGCGTGAGCTGCGGCATCACGTAGTCGCGGAACGGGTCCGGCTGCGAGGCCATGAACTCGGCATCGGCGATCTTCGCCTGGATCTCGGTCACCGCCGCTCCGAGGTCCGCGCCGACCTCGGCCAGGATCGCTCCCTGCGACAGGAGGCCGGTTCCCGGCCGGCGCCCGCACAGGGCGTCGACGGCGGCGAACGCGAAGTCCTCCACGCGCTCGCGGTCGCGATCCGGCATGCGGGGCAGCTCGTCCTTCATGTAGATCAGGCCGTAGGAGACGTGGCGCGCCTCGTCCTGCGAGGTCAGCCCGACGATCCGGCGGAAGAGCTCGTCCTTGGTGCCCTCCTTCATGATCTTGAAGGAGCCCATCGCGAGCCCCTCGACGATCACCTGCATCCCGACGCACTTCATCTGCCAGAGGTCGGCCTCGAGGATCTGGTTGAGGACGGCCTGCAGGATGGGATCGATCGGATAGGCGTGGTGGAGCCGGGTGATGTAGCGGTGGAAGACCTCGACGTGGCGGGCCTCGTCCACCACCTGGGTGGCTGCGTAGAGCTTGCCGTCCATGTCGGGAACCACTTCGACGAGCTGCCCGCAGCAGAGCAGGGCGCCCTGCTCCCCGTGCATGAACTGGGACAGGATCCAGGCGGCGTTGCGCACGGAGACCTCGACCTGCTTCTCCTCGGGGAGCGCCTTCACGACGTCGAGCTCGCGCAGCATGTCCTGGCGCGGATCCAGGACCTCGTCCGGGCGCTCGGTCTCGAGGTGCCAGGGGATGTCCGCGGAGGCGTTCCACTGCTCCTTCTTCGCCACCTCGTAGAGGTCCCGCAGGGCCTTGACCTTGGGCTCGTAGTCGAAGCGCCAGAGGGTCTTGAGGGTGGTGACGATCTCGTCGACGGACATGCGGTCCTCCAGGGAGCCGGGGGGCGGCAGCGGATCGGCCGCCCCGGTCGGCGGCGCGATGCTGCCAGCCCGGCACGGCGCCGGGGTATGATGGCGGTCATAGCCGGGAGCCGGACCACGCCCCCCGGAAGACGCCGCGAGGAGAAGGGCCGGATCCCCGTTTCGGAGCCCCGCCGGCGTCGCGTCCCGCCGCACCGGCGGCGTCTCCGAGTCGCTCTTCAGATCCGGTCCGGGCAGTGCCGCCGCCAGAGCGACTCGAAGTACGCGTTGGCGAAGGGCGTGAAGCCATCGCCGCCGTGCGGCGTGCTCGAGAACTCGCCGAAGACGCTGCCGTAAGAGGTCGCATAGAGATCGACCCGGACGTAGCTGCCGACGGCGGCCCCGAGCGTGCGGGCGTCCGCGAGGATCCCGGCCAGGCAGGCCGGCGGCTCGC of the Deltaproteobacteria bacterium genome contains:
- a CDS encoding cytochrome c oxidase subunit 3, with the protein product MEDNVISLRPARRPRRVSLDTRMAAALVIVAFEALVFVGLLGGFLVTRAAAGAAWPPPGQPWFSLGEAALNTAALLASGTLVFRAARRWEDPEARISPVLFAAILLGAFFLFFQAVVWLRLIGAGLHVTSSHHGRFFCLINALHALHVAGALALLGSVWLRLGPLRDEESALPRGPLRGSTFSAARIPWYFGVGIWPVLYVTLYL
- a CDS encoding Coq4 family protein; translated protein: MAARNRIRPLVALRAMRRLGEDPDDTAQAIVVIAALAGNWSQRLLRRFRRSPRAEAILRARRDLYAVLGDLEGLRALPAGSLGREIGAWFARERIGTEGLAQAAAVARAQLGSAPPEAGDEQVFLTRFMNLHDVVHVLTGYDRDLRGEAAVLAFTLAQSRSPGMAYIVLRVLLREGWGSETGRLIRQGFRRGLRSAWLIDQDWEALLVRPIAEVRSQLGIGEPPVYPQLRSPGAPALVAS
- a CDS encoding ferritin-like domain-containing protein; the encoded protein is MSVDEIVTTLKTLWRFDYEPKVKALRDLYEVAKKEQWNASADIPWHLETERPDEVLDPRQDMLRELDVVKALPEEKQVEVSVRNAAWILSQFMHGEQGALLCCGQLVEVVPDMDGKLYAATQVVDEARHVEVFHRYITRLHHAYPIDPILQAVLNQILEADLWQMKCVGMQVIVEGLAMGSFKIMKEGTKDELFRRIVGLTSQDEARHVSYGLIYMKDELPRMPDRDRERVEDFAFAAVDALCGRRPGTGLLSQGAILAEVGADLGAAVTEIQAKIADAEFMASQPDPFRDYVMPQLTRLGIITDRTAPRYRELGFEV